One Owenweeksia hongkongensis DSM 17368 genomic region harbors:
- a CDS encoding T9SS type A sorting domain-containing protein, with product MKKYLHVLLFSVISLTSMQASHLAGGDIWYEYIGTASNPHRYKVNLALYRDETGVPMCPSFPCVKIVCITSSCFPEMSISLSFDPITLAPNSDTLVGSRVGSIITPSQLSCLSPAGVFFFHKTELYYYSAEVDLPGICSDFNFSFSEVARNQCDNLQGALDFYIEAGLDNSLGNNSSPTFLSPAVKTFCAGKEFTWHQLASEPDGDSLYYSLDIPLAGNCGGAYSPIAYTPGYHQSQPITTAPGAFAFDYKTGTITFTGSQQEVITFKITVEEFRLNSATNSFYKIGQTSRDVQLPILASSYCTASLYHVLYSSNASIDSIPYSTCQDSSIIVKFYNPILTSTVAADGSDFGLTNSLGQLIPIKGASPVLRGKNNLECREVEVFLHQPLSYNDTLMLTVRKGSDLNTLETSCGFEINEGDSLFLKVDGCQGWVSTAETKMIGFSVYPNPANDFLKIECPNPAMAININVLDLSGKILINLSSSDVPDHLDISPLPQGFYALQLQTDEGIEVIKFEKR from the coding sequence ATGAAAAAGTATTTACACGTCCTCCTTTTCTCTGTCATTTCCCTCACCTCTATGCAGGCTAGTCACTTAGCCGGTGGCGATATTTGGTATGAATACATTGGTACAGCAAGCAACCCGCATAGATATAAAGTAAATCTCGCTTTATATAGGGATGAAACAGGCGTGCCTATGTGTCCATCATTTCCATGTGTCAAGATCGTGTGTATTACTTCTAGTTGTTTTCCCGAAATGTCGATTTCACTGTCTTTTGATCCAATTACTTTAGCACCTAATAGTGATACCCTGGTTGGGTCCAGAGTTGGCAGCATCATTACGCCAAGTCAATTGAGCTGTCTCAGTCCTGCTGGCGTTTTCTTTTTTCACAAAACTGAACTTTATTACTATAGTGCCGAAGTAGATCTGCCAGGCATTTGCTCAGACTTTAACTTTTCATTTTCTGAAGTGGCACGAAATCAGTGCGACAATTTGCAAGGGGCATTAGACTTTTATATTGAAGCTGGTTTGGATAATAGTCTTGGAAATAATAGTAGTCCTACTTTTTTGTCACCTGCTGTAAAGACATTTTGTGCAGGTAAAGAATTTACATGGCACCAATTGGCTAGTGAGCCAGATGGTGATAGCTTATATTACTCACTAGACATTCCTTTAGCTGGAAACTGTGGAGGTGCTTACTCTCCCATAGCTTACACTCCCGGATATCATCAATCTCAGCCTATTACCACCGCTCCTGGGGCATTTGCTTTTGACTATAAAACTGGTACAATAACTTTTACGGGGTCTCAGCAAGAAGTAATCACGTTTAAGATAACTGTAGAAGAGTTTCGATTGAACTCTGCAACCAATAGCTTTTATAAAATAGGACAAACATCCAGAGATGTACAGCTGCCAATATTAGCATCTTCATATTGCACAGCATCTCTCTATCATGTACTTTATTCGTCAAATGCTTCTATAGATAGTATTCCCTATTCTACATGCCAGGACAGCTCAATCATTGTAAAATTTTACAATCCTATTTTAACCTCAACGGTAGCTGCAGATGGTAGTGATTTTGGATTGACAAACAGCTTAGGACAATTGATTCCAATCAAAGGAGCATCACCTGTATTAAGAGGTAAAAACAATCTTGAGTGCCGGGAGGTTGAGGTCTTTCTGCACCAGCCACTATCTTATAATGACACCCTCATGCTCACCGTGAGAAAGGGTTCTGATTTAAACACTCTAGAGACATCATGTGGTTTTGAAATAAATGAAGGAGATAGTTTATTTCTAAAAGTGGACGGCTGCCAAGGATGGGTTTCTACAGCAGAAACCAAAATGATAGGATTTTCAGTATATCCAAATCCAGCAAATGATTTCCTAAAAATTGAATGTCCGAATCCCGCGATGGCAATAAATATTAATGTGCTGGACCTAAGCGGAAAAATTCTAATTAACCTTTCCTCTTCAGATGTTCCTGACCACTTAGATATAAGTCCGCTTCCTCAAGGTTTTTATGCGCTTCAGTTGCAAACTGACGAAGGTATCGAGGTAATCAAATTTGAAAAACGCTAA
- a CDS encoding T9SS type A sorting domain-containing protein, which yields MKNLIATVLLMGCTSMFGQSVLFHENFDSPSGPDSVSASIVIAGNNPTLWNDTNFVFSSVGNSYHLKGSQNNSAVSFETPAFSTIGQKHVYLNFNQIAKIWITNRVEIEVSTDNGTTWSTLSGANGYYGQSLNFSSLGFFNSVSYPTIWGSSLSHFSGPTSIPNNQWWQHEIFDISSFTLHPVTGQGYSQVKVRFKGTFQSYIPNMPFTYASGWYVDDIEVIGTQCEIFKPTIKVATSGTVIPQCNNKIMHGGFVNPTLISQQKVWEVNDNIAIASVKLEQIKNGVVQPNIPLSKIGSTQYYSYTFANYTPSDTVQWRIEALDTCGNAAYFPDTGFYKFYFIPHNTKCITGNCNSEHAYIKKFPWSQNFESSAWEVGFGSSGLNVRGSIPESQGYEAIPADSISYYGWSVRRYATPSTNTGPSEDHTTGYGKYLYSEFQGQSGGNNTIFILPCIDLSNNTQNLNLSYYYHMFGADISRLNVHIDSTSSTSANWHLAKSIQNEQQLSSTDPWQKAIINLGVYTGKIIKIRFVAISNASTFQRANIAIDDLKISENPAVDIEVNSIVTPTNLACLGTTNIPVEVQITNLSSDSLYKIPLAYQLDNNAVEYDTLFLTDAATGVSHNFTFSQLLTYTTSASHTLKVWSTVALDTTKSNDTVQLSLLDNNFEAITSFPHVLNFENSTYAGSGIGSLNSSNWILNPDGNSTEKWRIGKAPFTNNNIGPMNVAGKNQQCLVYQSQYSSHSNYATIQSQCIDLNNLTNPVLNFLYHKNNAYDFSILVKEVGTSSWVDITPTLSDVLPKEHMHGAVVPLGAYVGKMIQISIRARNTLNAPSNFIAIDNVVIREQPSIDLELSKLSFQTTQAGVNTIPSISIFYNDWNHQVSQSYSKRLNVALYDKCDPSAPIIYGWSDVDTNPLPTASVNGQFTYNNLVFQSPVPAGNYRARFWIGAVGDQGPFNDTLYVDFSCSELRSLPIHEDFESCDDYLNSYGKMRQWEIGSPTKTQIDSAYGGDYCMVTNADTNSLLVGSYNIFELEPFTGLDSFYGVELSFWQNFDFGSTNSGYGVVQLFDGQNWINLTNLHQGGTNWNNFISSTTDPTLNYGFVGSSHGWTHSSVPLPHTNNGGPYILRFLTTANNVEGWAIDDLEISIAPQHSSRPNSAKFNSGLPKSGYNSLFVNITNSGAHPLTTFNVHAESNGINLITESVTLPTPLQAGKSTNVALTQALLLDTTLQDLLIYTSLPNNNTDAKPLDDSLYIKLYFMTSVNNLPSCIDLETSPYFVPIDIASNTIDTSWINGSPGKSVITTAKSGQNTWFTGTNHYAKLLDSYLYSPIYSIKGGLCYRLSFWHQYETEYSFDGGLVEFTLDSGSTWQTLGSYWSTDSLWYNTPAIQSLDAFKPGWSGSSNGWVKAEKSLQVFWDGKVQFRFRFASNASMSGEGWAIDDICMELINSGCQTIGQIEPVTIRKDISVYPSPASNHIMVKLPYESSKKSWTCIIYNLQGQAILTKQFSQNDSEVYKINVAHLPTGLYNIKLSNNQGIEQIERFVKK from the coding sequence ATGAAAAACTTAATAGCTACAGTACTCCTAATGGGTTGTACAAGTATGTTCGGGCAATCAGTACTCTTTCACGAAAATTTTGACTCACCCTCTGGCCCTGATAGCGTGAGCGCCTCTATTGTTATTGCAGGTAATAATCCAACTCTTTGGAATGATACTAACTTCGTGTTTTCGTCTGTCGGTAACTCCTATCACCTTAAAGGCTCGCAAAATAATTCTGCTGTGAGCTTCGAAACTCCAGCTTTTTCCACTATTGGCCAAAAGCATGTTTATCTAAATTTTAATCAAATAGCAAAAATTTGGATAACCAATAGAGTGGAAATTGAAGTATCAACCGACAATGGTACTACATGGTCAACATTGTCGGGTGCAAATGGCTATTATGGTCAATCTTTAAATTTCAGCAGTCTAGGTTTTTTTAACTCCGTTTCTTATCCTACCATTTGGGGTTCTTCTTTGAGTCATTTTTCGGGGCCGACTTCTATTCCGAATAATCAATGGTGGCAGCATGAGATTTTTGATATTTCCAGCTTCACCCTGCATCCTGTTACTGGTCAAGGATATTCCCAGGTCAAAGTAAGATTTAAAGGTACTTTCCAGTCTTATATTCCTAATATGCCCTTTACTTATGCAAGCGGCTGGTATGTTGATGACATTGAAGTTATAGGAACTCAATGCGAGATATTTAAACCTACTATAAAAGTGGCTACTTCAGGCACCGTTATTCCACAGTGTAACAACAAAATTATGCATGGTGGATTTGTAAATCCTACCTTAATTAGTCAACAAAAAGTATGGGAGGTAAATGATAATATTGCCATTGCCTCTGTAAAGTTGGAGCAAATAAAAAATGGCGTTGTTCAACCTAATATCCCCCTTTCAAAAATAGGATCCACACAATACTACAGCTATACTTTTGCTAACTACACACCTTCAGACACTGTACAGTGGCGTATTGAAGCACTTGACACTTGTGGCAACGCGGCTTATTTTCCTGACACAGGATTTTACAAGTTTTACTTTATTCCTCATAATACCAAGTGTATAACAGGCAACTGTAATTCAGAACATGCGTACATTAAAAAATTCCCATGGAGTCAAAACTTTGAAAGCTCTGCGTGGGAAGTAGGTTTTGGATCTTCAGGCTTGAATGTGCGTGGAAGCATTCCTGAAAGTCAAGGTTACGAGGCTATTCCAGCTGATAGTATTTCTTACTATGGATGGTCAGTGAGACGTTACGCCACACCCAGCACCAATACCGGTCCAAGTGAAGATCATACCACTGGCTACGGCAAGTACTTGTATTCTGAATTTCAAGGTCAATCCGGAGGAAATAACACAATATTCATACTACCATGTATTGATTTAAGTAATAATACACAGAACTTAAATCTGTCTTATTACTACCACATGTTTGGTGCTGATATATCTAGGCTTAATGTCCATATAGATTCCACAAGTAGTACTTCTGCCAACTGGCACCTTGCAAAATCTATTCAAAACGAGCAACAACTCTCTTCTACCGACCCTTGGCAAAAAGCTATAATTAACTTAGGTGTTTATACTGGTAAGATCATTAAAATTCGATTTGTAGCAATTTCAAATGCTTCTACTTTTCAACGCGCAAATATAGCCATTGATGATTTGAAGATTTCAGAAAACCCAGCTGTTGATATTGAGGTAAACTCTATTGTAACCCCTACCAATTTAGCATGTCTGGGAACTACAAACATACCGGTAGAGGTTCAGATTACAAATTTAAGCTCTGATAGTCTTTATAAAATACCCTTGGCTTACCAGCTTGATAACAATGCGGTAGAATACGATACACTTTTCTTAACAGATGCTGCAACTGGAGTCTCCCATAATTTCACTTTTTCACAACTACTCACTTACACCACAAGCGCAAGTCATACTTTAAAAGTATGGAGTACGGTAGCCTTAGATACTACCAAGTCAAATGATACTGTACAGCTGTCTTTGCTTGATAACAACTTTGAAGCTATTACCTCATTTCCTCACGTTTTAAATTTTGAAAATAGCACCTATGCAGGAAGCGGAATTGGTTCATTAAATTCTTCAAACTGGATACTAAACCCAGATGGCAATTCCACTGAAAAATGGAGAATAGGAAAAGCTCCTTTTACCAATAATAACATTGGCCCGATGAATGTGGCTGGAAAAAACCAACAGTGCTTAGTTTATCAAAGTCAGTATAGTTCTCATTCAAATTATGCCACTATTCAATCACAATGTATTGATCTTAATAATCTTACGAATCCAGTCTTAAACTTTCTTTATCATAAAAATAACGCTTATGACTTTAGTATTCTTGTAAAAGAAGTTGGCACTTCATCATGGGTTGATATTACACCTACCCTTAGTGATGTTTTGCCAAAAGAGCATATGCATGGTGCTGTAGTTCCCCTTGGGGCTTATGTGGGCAAAATGATTCAAATAAGTATTAGAGCAAGAAACACTCTTAACGCACCGAGTAACTTTATTGCCATTGACAACGTAGTAATTCGTGAACAACCCTCTATTGATCTGGAGCTTAGTAAACTTTCGTTTCAAACCACCCAAGCTGGTGTAAATACTATCCCTTCTATATCTATATTTTATAATGACTGGAATCATCAAGTTTCTCAATCCTATAGCAAGAGACTTAATGTAGCTCTATATGATAAGTGCGATCCCTCCGCTCCCATAATTTATGGCTGGAGTGATGTCGATACAAATCCATTACCTACCGCCTCAGTCAACGGACAATTTACTTACAACAATTTAGTATTTCAAAGCCCTGTGCCTGCCGGAAACTATAGAGCGCGATTTTGGATTGGTGCGGTGGGAGATCAAGGGCCTTTTAACGATACCTTGTATGTGGATTTTTCTTGTTCAGAACTAAGAAGCTTACCTATTCACGAAGATTTTGAGTCATGTGATGACTACCTAAACTCATACGGAAAGATGCGCCAATGGGAAATTGGTAGCCCCACAAAAACTCAAATAGACTCCGCATATGGAGGTGATTACTGCATGGTAACAAATGCTGATACCAATAGTCTCCTCGTTGGCAGCTACAATATTTTTGAGTTAGAGCCCTTCACAGGCCTGGATTCCTTCTATGGGGTGGAGCTCAGCTTTTGGCAAAATTTTGATTTTGGATCAACAAATAGTGGATATGGAGTGGTTCAGCTCTTTGATGGTCAGAATTGGATCAATCTTACCAACTTGCATCAAGGAGGAACTAATTGGAACAATTTTATCTCCTCCACTACAGACCCTACACTGAACTACGGTTTTGTAGGTAGCTCCCATGGATGGACTCACTCAAGTGTACCCCTTCCACACACAAACAATGGAGGCCCCTATATTCTTCGTTTTCTTACTACAGCAAATAATGTAGAAGGCTGGGCTATAGATGATCTTGAAATAAGTATTGCCCCTCAACACTCGAGTAGACCAAATAGTGCAAAATTCAATTCAGGTTTACCAAAATCAGGTTACAATAGTCTTTTTGTAAATATTACGAATAGTGGTGCTCATCCATTGACTACTTTTAACGTGCATGCGGAAAGTAATGGTATCAACTTAATTACAGAAAGTGTTACCCTACCAACTCCACTACAGGCTGGGAAATCCACCAATGTTGCGCTCACGCAGGCTTTACTTTTAGACACTACCCTGCAGGATTTACTTATTTACACATCTCTTCCAAACAACAATACAGACGCTAAACCCTTGGATGATTCTTTGTATATCAAACTATACTTTATGACTAGCGTAAATAACTTACCATCTTGTATAGATTTAGAGACATCACCTTACTTTGTCCCTATTGATATTGCTTCCAATACTATTGATACCAGTTGGATTAATGGATCTCCCGGCAAGAGTGTTATTACCACAGCAAAGAGCGGTCAAAACACCTGGTTCACTGGCACAAACCACTATGCAAAGCTTTTGGACAGTTACCTGTATTCGCCCATTTACTCTATAAAAGGTGGATTGTGCTATCGACTTAGTTTTTGGCACCAGTATGAAACCGAATATAGCTTTGATGGAGGATTAGTTGAATTCACCCTAGATTCAGGATCTACCTGGCAAACACTAGGCTCCTATTGGAGCACTGATTCCCTTTGGTATAATACACCAGCTATTCAATCTTTAGATGCATTTAAGCCTGGCTGGAGTGGATCATCTAATGGCTGGGTAAAGGCAGAAAAAAGCCTTCAAGTATTTTGGGATGGAAAAGTCCAATTCCGTTTCAGATTTGCATCCAATGCTAGTATGAGTGGAGAAGGCTGGGCTATTGATGATATTTGTATGGAGCTTATTAACTCAGGTTGTCAAACTATTGGACAGATAGAACCTGTAACCATTAGAAAGGATATCTCTGTATACCCATCTCCTGCCAGTAATCATATTATGGTAAAACTGCCGTATGAATCAAGCAAAAAAAGCTGGACATGTATTATCTATAACCTCCAAGGGCAAGCAATTTTAACTAAGCAATTCTCCCAAAATGACAGTGAAGTTTATAAGATAAATGTGGCACATCTACCCACGGGGTTATACAACATCAAATTATCAAACAATCAGGGAATTGAACAAATTGAAAGATTTGTAAAAAAATAA
- a CDS encoding T9SS type A sorting domain-containing protein, which translates to MKKLLLTIFILSLFATQASASHAAGGSIWYEYIGDSTGIPFHYKVNLEILRRNESGSASLGATLQLNLNSSCYSSQTISVQRVAPPSHLDAGDGGFLPEPKSNCSNADITDPNWINISIHRYQAYVLLPGKCSDFVFSYSLCCLNNNITNLQNPASNNIYLDSRLNNTIGPNTSPKFEISPVLSYCLNQPASSYHSAVEPDGDSLFYTLAHPWTAANTPIAFDSAYSRTQPISTLNGVYFDSIYGVMSFIPNTIENDVVKIKVHEYRMDTAFQARIFVGVTSRQVQYQIVSTCDTAKFSWSFSKDSIVIDASIDPNCYDSIVKFKTGFAFLKSSLAADGSDFTLMDVDAGNVLIPVVSATTNDKSSSLFADEVWLQLNQPIYHDGKFTITSKVGSDTNTILNICGTAIPANDSVSFNVSNCQSNFTINEHKASSIKLYPSPASDYIMIELPLGETLNHWNYTIFNIHGQQVLNNRFEKNKSRGQKVNINSLDAGLYTIKLSSSSGEVRVSKFLKK; encoded by the coding sequence ATGAAAAAATTACTACTTACAATTTTTATCCTTTCTCTTTTCGCAACTCAGGCCTCTGCCTCACACGCAGCCGGTGGATCTATTTGGTACGAATACATCGGTGACTCAACAGGGATACCCTTCCACTATAAGGTTAATTTGGAAATTTTGAGAAGAAATGAATCAGGATCGGCAAGCTTAGGTGCAACCCTTCAATTAAATTTAAACTCATCCTGTTATAGTAGTCAGACTATAAGTGTACAAAGAGTTGCGCCCCCTTCCCATCTGGATGCAGGTGATGGTGGGTTTCTTCCTGAGCCAAAAAGCAATTGCTCTAATGCGGATATTACTGATCCAAATTGGATTAATATTTCAATTCATCGATATCAAGCTTATGTTTTACTCCCTGGCAAATGTTCTGATTTTGTGTTTTCCTACTCACTATGTTGCTTAAACAATAACATAACCAACCTTCAAAACCCTGCATCTAATAACATATATTTAGACTCCCGCTTAAATAATACGATAGGGCCAAACACATCTCCCAAATTTGAAATTTCACCGGTTTTGTCTTATTGCCTAAACCAACCTGCTTCTAGTTATCATTCGGCCGTAGAACCTGATGGAGATTCGCTATTCTATACATTAGCGCACCCGTGGACTGCAGCCAATACCCCGATAGCTTTTGACAGTGCTTACAGTCGTACTCAACCTATATCTACTTTAAATGGTGTTTATTTTGATAGCATATATGGTGTAATGAGCTTTATACCAAATACTATCGAGAATGATGTAGTAAAAATAAAAGTTCATGAGTATAGAATGGACACTGCATTTCAGGCTCGAATTTTCGTAGGGGTAACTAGTCGTCAGGTTCAATATCAAATAGTTTCTACGTGTGACACGGCTAAATTCAGTTGGTCGTTCTCCAAGGATTCTATAGTAATTGACGCCTCAATTGACCCCAACTGTTATGATTCTATCGTAAAGTTTAAAACCGGTTTTGCATTTTTAAAGTCAAGCTTAGCGGCAGATGGAAGTGACTTTACGCTAATGGATGTGGATGCAGGTAATGTGCTCATTCCTGTAGTCAGTGCTACTACCAATGATAAGAGCTCTTCACTATTTGCAGATGAAGTTTGGTTGCAGCTCAATCAGCCTATTTACCATGATGGTAAATTTACGATAACGTCAAAGGTAGGGAGTGACACCAACACCATTCTCAATATTTGCGGTACCGCCATTCCGGCTAATGATTCCGTATCATTTAATGTTAGCAATTGTCAATCTAATTTTACCATAAATGAGCACAAGGCTAGCTCCATAAAGCTATACCCCTCGCCTGCTAGCGACTATATAATGATAGAGCTACCTTTGGGTGAAACTTTGAATCACTGGAATTATACCATCTTTAATATACATGGCCAACAAGTCCTGAATAATCGCTTTGAAAAAAATAAAAGTAGAGGTCAGAAGGTAAATATCAATTCTCTGGACGCTGGGCTCTACACCATTAAGCTAAGTAGCTCTTCTGGTGAAGTAAGAGTAAGTAAATTTTTGAAAAAATAA